The following proteins come from a genomic window of Balearica regulorum gibbericeps isolate bBalReg1 chromosome 9, bBalReg1.pri, whole genome shotgun sequence:
- the B3GALNT1 gene encoding UDP-GalNAc:beta-1,3-N-acetylgalactosaminyltransferase 1 — protein sequence MYMRLLKCCFLILLVFSVIIMLYVTFSSNNVIERTNLMYFYEYEPIYKQRYLFTLRERLKCKDINPFLVILVSSGPKDVRSRQAIRATWGSRDFWWGHRILTLFLLGQDAQREDNAAALSVEDESILYGDIVRQDFMDTYDNLTLKTIMAFRWVTEFCSNTQFLMKTDADVFINTANLVKFLLKLNSSENIFTGYPLIDNFAYRGFYRKTYISYDEYPFKLYPPYCSGMGYILDGKLALRIYELMSHIKPIKFEDVYVGICLNILKVNISIPEDKQQFFLHKINFDICKYRHLIAVHGITSSEIIRFWQDLSSNTSVTCL from the coding sequence ATGTACATGAGACtattaaaatgttgttttttaattctccttgTATTTTCTGTCATAATAATGCTGTACGTAACTTTTTCTTCCAACAATGTGATTGAGCGCACAAACCTTATGTATTTCTACGAGTACGAACCAATTTACAAGCAACGCTACCTCTTCACGCTGCGGGAGCGCTTGAAATGCAAAGACATAAATCCGTTTCTAGTCATCTTGGTCTCTTCAGGTCCCAAGGATGTGAGGTCGAGGCAGGCCATCAGGGCAACCTGGGGGTCTCGGGACTTCTGGTGGGGACACCGGATTCTAACCCTCTTCTTACTGGGTCAGGACGCTCAAAGAGAAGACAATGCTGCTGCACTGTCGGTGGAAGATGAAAGTATCCTCTACGGTGACATCGTTCGCCAGGATTTTATGGACACTTACGACAACCTTACCTTGAAAACGATCATGGCGTTTAGGTGGGTGACAGAGTTCTGTTCAAACACGCAATTCCTCATGAAGACTGATGCTGATGTCTTCATCAACACCGCTAACCTGGTCAAATTTCTTCTGAAGCTAAAttcctcagaaaatatttttactggttATCCTCTTATAGATAACTTTGCCTACAGAggcttttacagaaaaacatacatCTCTTACGATGAGTATCCATTCAAGTTGTATCCTCCGTATTGCAGTGGGATGGGTTATATATTGGATGGAAAACTGGCTCTGAGGATTTATGAACTGATGAGTCATATCAAACCTATTAAATTTGAGGATGTTTATGTTGGAATTTGCTTAAATATACTCAAAGTGAACATCAGTATTCCAGAAGATAAACAACAattctttcttcataaaattaattttgatatcTGTAAATACAGACATTTGATTGCAGTACATGGCATTACATCAAGTGAAATCATCAGGTTTTGGCAGGATTTGTCATCAAACACTTCAGTTACTTGCCTTTGA
- the PPM1L gene encoding protein phosphatase 1L isoform X2 encodes MLEKLTVSYDEAGTTCLIALLSDKELTVANVGDSRGVLCDKDGNAIPLSHDHKPYQLKERKRIKRAGGFISFNGSWRVQGILAMSRSLGDYPLKNLNVVIPDPDILTFDLDKLQPEFMILASDGLWDAFSNEEAVRFIKERLDEPHFGAKSIVLQSFYRGCPDNITVMVVKFRNSSKTEEQ; translated from the exons GGACAACTTGTTTGATCGCACTGTTGTCAGATAAAGAACTCACAGTGGCCAACGTTGGTGATTCGCGAGGAGTCCTGTGTGACAAGGATGGGAATGCTATCCCCTTGTCACACGATCACAAGCCCTACCAgctgaaagagaggaagaggattAAAAGAGCTG GTGGTTTTATCAGCTTTAACGGCTCCTGGCGTGTGCAGGGGATCCTGGCCATGTCCCGCTCGTTAGGAGATTACCCTCTGAAGAACCTGAATGTTGTCATTCCCGACCCCGATATTCTTACCTTTGACCTGGACAAACTGCAGCCAGAGTTCATGATCTTGGCGTCGGATGGTCTGTGGGATGCCTTCAGCAACGAGGAAGCTGTCCGATTCATCAAGGAACGCTTGGATGAACCGCACTTCGGTGCAAAGAGTATAGTTCTACAGTCCTTCTACAGAGGATGCCCTGATAATATAACAGTGATGGTGGTGAAGTTCAGGAAtagcagcaaaacagaagaacagTAA